One Clostridia bacterium DNA window includes the following coding sequences:
- a CDS encoding PIN domain-containing protein, whose amino-acid sequence MNVYYRPFDDQTQPRIELESKAIEIIFKLIERWQYKVLWSYMLDFENDRTSSKEMSEDIKVVAEIVCSETVVWNEAIGIMAKEIVEKSNARSKDALHLACAIYGKCEYFITCDNRFIRTIKHNEQALKHVLGSIKLMNPVDFIGKELENDVNE is encoded by the coding sequence ATGAACGTTTACTATCGCCCTTTTGACGACCAAACGCAGCCTAGAATAGAACTTGAGTCAAAGGCGATAGAAATAATATTTAAGCTTATTGAACGGTGGCAATATAAAGTGCTTTGGTCTTATATGTTAGACTTTGAAAACGATCGGACGTCATCAAAGGAAATGAGTGAAGATATAAAAGTAGTCGCTGAGATTGTTTGTTCGGAAACCGTTGTATGGAATGAAGCTATCGGTATAATGGCTAAAGAAATTGTAGAAAAATCTAATGCTCGAAGTAAGGATGCTTTACATCTTGCGTGTGCAATATACGGAAAATGTGAATACTTTATAACATGTGATAATCGATTTATCAGAACAATAAAACATAATGAGCAGGCCTTAAAGCACGTATTAGGTTCGATTAAGCTAATGAACCCCGTAGATTTCATTGGGAAGGAGCTGGAGAACGATGTTAACGAATAA
- a CDS encoding kinase, whose translation MQNEAKLIILRGNSGSGKSTTAKMLQRKFGRGTLVIPQDTIRREMLWVKDEKGTKAIPLLIGLAKYGKQNCNIVIVEGILYSDLYMELFEMLKLEFNNIYAYYYDITFEETLIRHQTKLNRNQFGENEMKRWWRERDYIGIIPEKSITNELSLEEIVQMIFSDVMSK comes from the coding sequence ATGCAAAATGAAGCAAAATTGATTATACTAAGAGGAAATTCTGGAAGTGGAAAATCTACAACAGCAAAGATGTTACAAAGAAAATTTGGTAGAGGTACTTTAGTAATACCTCAAGATACAATAAGGCGTGAAATGCTATGGGTAAAAGATGAGAAGGGTACAAAAGCTATTCCACTGCTAATTGGACTAGCGAAATATGGAAAACAAAATTGTAACATTGTTATTGTAGAGGGAATTTTATATTCTGATCTGTATATGGAACTATTCGAGATGTTAAAGTTAGAATTTAACAATATATATGCATATTATTATGACATAACGTTTGAAGAAACTTTAATTAGGCATCAAACAAAGCTGAATCGCAATCAATTTGGAGAAAATGAAATGAAGCGTTGGTGGAGGGAAAGAGATTATATAGGTATTATACCGGAAAAAAGTATAACCAATGAACTAAGCTTAGAGGAAATTGTACAAATGATTTTTTCAGATGTTATGAGCAAGTAA
- a CDS encoding helix-turn-helix transcriptional regulator, with translation MVFFVFLFLIFVGGVVWELFYTFSLISISITAKFVIFTLNIILIINLLLIFRGIDKIKKELKPLVLSCSIFILFSILYSFLINIFNNLPLFFYKVPISPVVYFYVNLAGIIYVKKYIFAMNENEKQVNDIVACYDYIKLYDFNKLAISYELTERELEIVRHIVDGLSNQDIAKRLFISPNTVKNHIYNTYKKIGIKNRFELISLLSKMKSESKLNNQI, from the coding sequence ATGGTGTTTTTTGTATTCTTATTTTTAATATTTGTTGGTGGGGTTGTATGGGAACTTTTTTATACATTCTCACTTATTTCAATCAGTATAACTGCGAAATTTGTTATTTTTACATTGAATATAATTTTAATCATTAATTTATTGCTAATATTCAGGGGGATAGATAAGATAAAAAAGGAACTAAAACCATTAGTTCTTTCATGTTCAATTTTTATTTTGTTCTCAATTTTATATTCTTTTCTAATCAATATTTTTAATAATTTACCTCTATTCTTTTACAAGGTTCCGATTTCCCCAGTCGTGTACTTTTATGTAAATTTAGCCGGAATTATATATGTAAAAAAGTATATCTTTGCAATGAATGAAAATGAAAAACAGGTCAACGATATAGTAGCTTGTTATGATTATATAAAGCTATATGATTTCAATAAATTAGCAATATCATATGAATTAACTGAAAGAGAATTGGAAATAGTCCGGCACATTGTCGATGGACTTAGTAACCAGGATATTGCTAAAAGATTGTTTATATCACCAAATACAGTAAAAAATCACATTTACAACACATATAAAAAAATTGGAATAAAAAACAGATTTGAACTTATAAGTTTGCTATCCAAAATGAAATCTGAATCTAAACTTAATAATCAAATATAA
- a CDS encoding M20 family peptidase translates to MSIIKKTLLIVGVVLIIFFTIIIVRTITFKSKQIKEVKPIDMIKFNDERIINHISQALKYKTISFTDATKFDYNEFDKLNEYIEQSFPNIHKNLKREIVNQHSLLYTWEGKDRTLEPIMLTAHTDVVGVEEETENDWIHSPFSGDIADGKIWGRGARDNKSQVTSILEAVEYLLGNGFTPKRTIYIALGHDEEVLGINGAAKIAELLKSRKVTLDCVIDEGGAIQDKAIPGIKEKVALIGIGEKGYLTLELSVNTKGGHSSSPVKSTSVGILSNAIVCLEKSRFSSSLIGIKPMFEFAAPEMKFPYNMIASNLWATGGIIKKIMDTSPETNASIRTTGVVTIYGGGFKDNVIPSYASATMNFRILPGDTVDSVIKHVKEIIDDSRVNTSVIGFNNNPPPVSSVETNSFKKIQASIKQVFPDTISVPYLVTGGTDSKHYSVLTPNLYRFTPSIKEKDENSHGINERIPIDNYKQYIMYYIQIIKNFQN, encoded by the coding sequence GTGAGTATAATAAAAAAAACTTTGTTGATTGTGGGAGTCGTACTTATAATATTTTTTACAATTATTATTGTACGGACAATCACTTTTAAATCGAAACAAATTAAAGAAGTTAAACCTATTGATATGATTAAATTTAATGATGAGAGAATAATTAATCATATTTCACAAGCTCTGAAGTATAAGACCATATCTTTTACAGATGCTACTAAATTCGATTATAATGAATTCGACAAACTAAACGAATATATTGAGCAATCTTTTCCCAATATTCATAAAAACTTAAAAAGAGAAATAGTAAATCAGCACAGTCTGCTCTATACTTGGGAGGGTAAAGATCGAACTTTGGAGCCTATTATGTTAACAGCACATACAGATGTTGTTGGTGTAGAGGAAGAAACTGAAAATGATTGGATTCATTCTCCTTTCTCAGGAGACATTGCAGACGGTAAAATTTGGGGAAGGGGTGCAAGAGATAATAAAAGTCAAGTAACGAGTATTTTAGAGGCAGTTGAATATTTACTGGGAAATGGTTTCACTCCGAAAAGGACTATTTATATCGCTCTCGGACATGACGAGGAAGTTTTGGGGATAAATGGTGCAGCAAAGATTGCTGAACTTTTAAAGTCGAGAAAAGTAACCCTCGATTGTGTTATAGACGAGGGTGGTGCTATACAAGACAAAGCTATTCCCGGCATTAAAGAAAAAGTTGCATTAATAGGTATTGGAGAAAAAGGATATTTAACACTTGAATTATCTGTTAATACAAAAGGCGGTCATTCAAGTTCACCAGTAAAAAGCACTTCAGTAGGAATTTTAAGTAATGCCATAGTGTGTTTGGAAAAAAGTAGATTTTCATCATCCTTAATCGGGATAAAACCAATGTTTGAATTTGCTGCACCAGAGATGAAATTTCCTTACAACATGATAGCGTCTAATTTGTGGGCTACTGGCGGTATTATAAAAAAGATTATGGATACTTCTCCTGAAACAAATGCCAGTATTCGGACAACGGGAGTTGTAACAATCTATGGCGGTGGATTTAAAGACAACGTTATACCCTCATATGCCAGTGCAACTATGAATTTTAGAATACTTCCAGGTGATACTGTGGATAGTGTAATAAAGCATGTAAAAGAAATTATAGATGACTCAAGGGTGAACACAAGCGTTATAGGGTTTAACAATAATCCTCCACCTGTCTCATCGGTAGAGACAAACAGCTTCAAAAAAATACAAGCATCAATAAAGCAGGTATTTCCTGATACAATAAGTGTGCCATATCTTGTAACTGGTGGTACAGACTCTAAGCATTATTCCGTCTTAACTCCAAATTTATATAGATTTACTCCATCAATCAAAGAAAAGGACGAAAATTCCCATGGAATTAACGAAAGGATTCCAATTGATAATTATAAGCAATATATTATGTATTATATTCAAATAATCAAAAACTTTCAAAACTAG